The genomic region GGGCGAATCGAAGATCCACTTCTCCATGCGCAGGAAATCCTCCATCGCCTTCCTGTCGTCGAGGATGTCGACCATGCCGACGTACTTCTGCACGAACAGCCGGTAAGGCTTGAGCGTGAGGTAGCACAGATTCATCAGATCGGCCGGCACATTGCCCAGCGTGTCGACGAACAGATCGATATCGAGCCCGCGGGTCCAGTGCGACAGCATGTTGTCGTCGGTATGGAAATCCACCGGCGTGACCATGGTGATGAGGTTCTTGACCCGGTCGGGATGCAACGCGCTGTAGGTCAGCGAGAAAGCGCCGCCCTGGCAGATGCCGAGCAGATTGATCGCATCGAGTCCGTGCGAGCGGCGCAGATGATCAACAGCGCCGCCGAGGAAGCGCTCGATGTAATCCTCCAGCGTGAGGAAACGGTCGGAGCGGTCGGTGTAGCCCCAATCGATGAGGTATACGTCCTCGCCGAGCGCCAGCAGATTCTTCACCAGCGAGCGGTCGTCCTGCAGGTCGACCATGTACGGTCGATTGACCAGCGCGTAGCAGATCAGCAGCGGGATTTTCGCGGTGGGCGCGTTCGCGCCCTTGAAGCGGTACAGCACGACCTTGCCGTCGCGCCAGACTTCTTCTTTCGCGGTAACGCCGTAATGCACATCGTCCATTCCGCGCAGGGTCGCGAGGCCGGCGCCGAGCTTCTGCTGCACGGTGGCCGCTTCGGCGGCCAGTTTCTCGGGGCTGACATCGAAAGGTGTGTACATGTCAGCGCTTCCTCTTCGCGTTCTTGGCGACGGGCATCGGTTTCAGCGGCTCGGGCATGGCGATCGTAGCGATCGCCTGACGCGGCGCGCGCTTGACTGTGGGCTTCGCGGTCGCGCGCGAGGGTTTGGGTTTCGGCGCGACGGTTTTCCTGGCGGTGGCCTTTTTCGCGGCCGGCTTTGCTTTCGCGGCCGGCTTCGGGGTCGGCCCGGTTTTCCCGGGCGCTACGGCCTTCTCGGCATCCTCGGGCGCAGGTCGTTTCGGCGCCGGCTTCGTTTGCACGGGCTGTACGGGCACTGCATCGCGCAGACGCCGCAGCTGGCGTTCGAGTTCGGCGATCTTGCGGTGCGCGCCATCGACTTCGGTGCGGCCGGGCATCCCGAACAGACCACCGAAGAGTTCCACTTCGCGCTGGACACCGGCGCGCACGCGCATCTGCGCATTGACGAGCTCGCCGTACACTTTCCGGAAGCCACTCGACAACGCGATCTCGGCGTACGCTTCCTCGGCAGCGTCGATCCACAGGTCGAACAGCGCGCGCGCCGATTGCAATTGACGTCCGGGCTCGCTGCGCTCGGCAAGCTTGCGCTCGAAGCGCTCGAAGGCATCGCGGCCGGCTTCCAGCATCAGCGCGTTGTAGGCCTCGTTCTTCCGCTGCAACTCGAACTGGGCTTCCGCCAGCGCCTGCCACCGCTCCTGGTGTTCGCGATGCAGGCCGAATGCGGGCATCCGCATCGACTGCATGCTGTCATTGAGCATGCCGTCGTTGAACATGCTGCCCGGGCGCATGCCGGCGAACATGTTGTTGGCGAACACGTTGCCGTCGAACATGCCGCCGCCGAACATGCCTTTGAACATCGGCGCAACCTGCTGGTACCACTGGTCGAAACCCGACTGGCCGCGACCGGTCATCTCGGTGAATAGACTCGCGAACGGATTGCCGCCACCGCCCATCGCCTGCTTCCAGGCACCAGCGATATCTTGAGCACTCGCAGAGCGACCGGCGAATTGCCCGGCGACCTGCTGCATCATCCCGAACCACTGCCGGGCCTGCGCGGAGAAGCGTTCGATCATGTCGCTGGCATCGTTGCGCCGGGCCCCGCCCGCCAGCTGCGACCAACTGTCCATGGCAACCTGCCAAGGGTCCTGCGGACGGGCGCCGCTGCCGGCCGACCGCATCGCTTCGCTCAGCGCCTTCCAGTATTGCTGGGTCAGCGCCCCGACATCACCCGGCATACCGAAACCCGGCCCACCCGCCGAACCACCCGCACCGCCTGCAGTCCACATCGCATCGCTCCCGGTCAGAGGACCTCATGATAACAACGGCGGCGCCGGGTATCCGGGTGAGCGCGATCACCACTTCGGGATACGGATGGTCTTGCTGACCATCAGCGAGCCGGACAGCGCATACACGAACACCAGCGGATGCAGGATCCACGGCCCCACCTGATAGGCACCGAACCAGAAATCGTCGCCGATGCGCCCTGCGTCGGCCGCGATCACCAGCATCACCACCAGTACGAGACTGGTCGGGATCGGCGTGCCTTCGAAATATTTGACCTTGTCGGCGCCATCGGCCAACTGCTCGGCGGTGATGTTGTAGCGCGCGAGCCGGCTGACGCCGCAGCAGACGAAGTAACCCAGTACGATCCAATCCCAGAACCCCTGCAACCCGGCGGCAAAGCCCAGCGCAGCCGGCGCAACCCCGAACGAGATGACGTCGGCGAGGGAATCCAGCTCACGGCCCAGCGTCGACGAGGATTGCCGCCAACGCGCGACGCGGCCATCGAGCGCGTCGAAGACGAACGCCAGCGGCACCAGGCTGATGCCCCAGACCAGATCGTGCTTCTCGCCCGATTGCATGTATCGCATCGCGAAAAACACGGCGCATACCCCGCAGAACGCATTCGCGAGCGTGAGCCAGTCGGCGAGGTGGAAATCCCGGAACATCGAGAAATGACGCTGACCCGTATGACGCGACTTCATGCCTGCCCCTCGCGACTTGCCGGCTCCCAGCG from Lysobacter sp. harbors:
- a CDS encoding class III poly(R)-hydroxyalkanoic acid synthase subunit PhaC, with translation MYTPFDVSPEKLAAEAATVQQKLGAGLATLRGMDDVHYGVTAKEEVWRDGKVVLYRFKGANAPTAKIPLLICYALVNRPYMVDLQDDRSLVKNLLALGEDVYLIDWGYTDRSDRFLTLEDYIERFLGGAVDHLRRSHGLDAINLLGICQGGAFSLTYSALHPDRVKNLITMVTPVDFHTDDNMLSHWTRGLDIDLFVDTLGNVPADLMNLCYLTLKPYRLFVQKYVGMVDILDDRKAMEDFLRMEKWIFDSPDQAGEAFRQFIKQYYQANGFVNGGIDIGGREVDLGFVDMPVLNIYAEQDHLVPPSASKPMKGLVGSTDYSEVSFRGGHIGIYVSGRAQKEVPSAIHDWLAKRAK
- the phaE gene encoding class III poly(R)-hydroxyalkanoic acid synthase subunit PhaE, which gives rise to MWTAGGAGGSAGGPGFGMPGDVGALTQQYWKALSEAMRSAGSGARPQDPWQVAMDSWSQLAGGARRNDASDMIERFSAQARQWFGMMQQVAGQFAGRSASAQDIAGAWKQAMGGGGNPFASLFTEMTGRGQSGFDQWYQQVAPMFKGMFGGGMFDGNVFANNMFAGMRPGSMFNDGMLNDSMQSMRMPAFGLHREHQERWQALAEAQFELQRKNEAYNALMLEAGRDAFERFERKLAERSEPGRQLQSARALFDLWIDAAEEAYAEIALSSGFRKVYGELVNAQMRVRAGVQREVELFGGLFGMPGRTEVDGAHRKIAELERQLRRLRDAVPVQPVQTKPAPKRPAPEDAEKAVAPGKTGPTPKPAAKAKPAAKKATARKTVAPKPKPSRATAKPTVKRAPRQAIATIAMPEPLKPMPVAKNAKRKR
- a CDS encoding CDP-diacylglycerol--serine O-phosphatidyltransferase, with amino-acid sequence MFRDFHLADWLTLANAFCGVCAVFFAMRYMQSGEKHDLVWGISLVPLAFVFDALDGRVARWRQSSSTLGRELDSLADVISFGVAPAALGFAAGLQGFWDWIVLGYFVCCGVSRLARYNITAEQLADGADKVKYFEGTPIPTSLVLVVMLVIAADAGRIGDDFWFGAYQVGPWILHPLVFVYALSGSLMVSKTIRIPKW